From the genome of Solanum dulcamara chromosome 12, daSolDulc1.2, whole genome shotgun sequence:
AGGAGATCAATGCATTTTCTGATGCTCTTCACTGTTGAGATGGAAAAGAAATGCCAACAAAAGATTGAATTCAAGAATCAAAGGCTGTGTTGGGATTTGGTTATCAGATGAaactttgtaaaaaaaaaaaacagctaTAAAATTGAATCACCTCATAGAGCACGTAGTGATGCAGAAAGGATACTGGAGATATGATTGCTTGAATATACAATTGAAAAAGGGAGATTTGACAGAGTTGGTGGAGTGTAGAAATATATTACAAAAGAACATGATGAATATCATATCCACCAGTGAAAGAGCGCTTAGGATCTTAGCAAAGTCCCACCACCAACAGGAATCGCAAGGAAATTGAACTTTCGCCTTTACATAAGCCATGGAAGGAATTGCATATAGTGCAAAAAAGCTTCAATGTACACTGGCTTTTTTCTGCACCATGCTTTCAATTCTACAAAACAATTCAAATTTTGTGTCAGACTAGTTCTACAGAAGCACCTAAaaagtggtggtggtggtggtggtgggggGGGGGCAATGAGAAGTAAAAGCTCATTTGTTTCTGGATCCGTTTATACATACCTCCCTCTAAGCTGATGAACACCCTCAAGAACGTCCAGTGCTTGTTGTACCTTTGAGTTTTCTAGTTTATCTTTGCTTTCAAGTATTAAGGATGAAAATCTCAAAAAGGTGACAAGTTCTACTTCAATGTCTCTTAGTTGTTGGTCTATATGCTCCAAAAACTCCTCATATGAAGATACCCCCTTTAAACTATGGATCCTGTCGGCTTCCTTGGAAATGTTCCCACTTGTTGATGCCTCGAGATTTTTCAATTCATTATCAGTTTTAAGGTCTGCATTACCATCATAGGGAGCTTGCGATTCTTGGCTATCATCTAATTTTATAGTTTCCTGGTCAAAGTCTTCATTTTCATCTGAATTGTCTGCATTATCATCCTTTGGTGATACTATTCGGACGGGACTTGGAGCATCATCTATAGCAATCTCAAGGTCTAAAGCAACATTTCCAATCAACTGCTTCTCCCTCATAGATATTGCCTGAAAATAGAAGACGTCGTGAAAAGGGAGCAAAAACATATATTTGAGTAGCTTTTGACATAAATGTTCTATGATTAGCGGGAGTAACTCTTTAACCCGAACTTTTAAATAGGAAACCTATTCATCTTGGACGAAAATGACACTTCGTGTATCTTCTGGAATAACATTCAACTTACTAAAACATAGACTCACTGCATTTCACATAACTGTGTCAAGCAGTTGCCTTTCTCCACACAAGTGAATCATTTCAAGATCAAGCAGGCGTAATCGCTAACCTAGATTAACCTGGATATTCTAGTTTTCCAATTTTAGGCTTCATCTTCAGTGTTAGTGACAGAAGAACAGAACTGAGTCAATATTTACACATCCTGTTTTGGTTCAAACCAAACAGGTACTGATCCTGTTTTAGTTCTCCTTTGATTATTCAGTGGACCTGtcacaagagttgagtttgtgacCATACATGATTAAGCAGTATCTGTAATCAATGATCATATGTCAACCATCAAATAATCAAAGACATGGGGCATCAAGACGTCCTGTCAAATTCTCCAGGTATTTTTGTATGACAAGTTGACAACTCAATACCATAAGACCATTTGGATCAAAAATACTGTATCAGATTAACACCTTTTGGTATCTGATGTTTGAGCAATTACATTGTACAGCTAGAGGTGCCCAATAAGGTTCTAGATCACAATCTTTAAAGCCTTTCATACGAGGAAAAATGTAAAACCACAGCAAGGAATACTTCCGAAAGCAACCAGATACGGATTCTCCTTAAGGCACCACGTTGATTAGGGATTTGAATCTATGAAGTTTggtaataattttaatttatttttggtaAGTGTCATAATGATTTGAGATCTTGGATACCATAACAACTTCCTCGGCTGAAGGAAAGCAACCACCCAAAGGAGAAAACTAAAATATAGTTAACCATACCTCATTGAGCTTTGCTGCAAGTTCATCAAGCAATTCAATGCGACTCTTT
Proteins encoded in this window:
- the LOC129876235 gene encoding uncharacterized protein LOC129876235 isoform X1, which translates into the protein MILNSAFSGFVQWKIPKKMVYFTASATNTLDTEKLREQLDHLHKEAQTTRNKANNARSRLLRLSEAAEKFRRQAAISVRTGKENDARELLFQKKKIMQAMEKSKSRIELLDELAAKLNEAISMREKQLIGNVALDLEIAIDDAPSPVRIVSPKDDNADNSDENEDFDQETIKLDDSQESQAPYDGNADLKTDNELKNLEASTSGNISKEADRIHSLKGVSSYEEFLEHIDQQLRDIEVELVTFLRFSSLILESKDKLENSKVQQALDVLEGVHQLRGRIESMVQKKASVH
- the LOC129876235 gene encoding uncharacterized protein LOC129876235 isoform X2, whose product is MFESVDRKHPLLSPRDRSKNPGYSANNARSRLLRLSEAAEKFRRQAAISVRTGKENDARELLFQKKKIMQAMEKSKSRIELLDELAAKLNEAISMREKQLIGNVALDLEIAIDDAPSPVRIVSPKDDNADNSDENEDFDQETIKLDDSQESQAPYDGNADLKTDNELKNLEASTSGNISKEADRIHSLKGVSSYEEFLEHIDQQLRDIEVELVTFLRFSSLILESKDKLENSKVQQALDVLEGVHQLRGRIESMVQKKASVH